The following are encoded in a window of Anoplopoma fimbria isolate UVic2021 breed Golden Eagle Sablefish chromosome 3, Afim_UVic_2022, whole genome shotgun sequence genomic DNA:
- the sugp1 gene encoding SURP and G-patch domain-containing protein 1, translated as MEHSDAGRGGGGGGGGGWKSKPIQPQKNKMNMNILRQEKLIAQKKKEIEARMAEQAKMNVQAPSKPLPPSSPSFQGPSSNKFVNDGSFLQQFMRMNKDKPNNGSGSTTDAKTPTASISPPGGNALQKKSILVGKRPGLGVSSMLSQFKNYSHSKKNPVLSQRPSVFCSPDDEDEEEEDDYSGFLEMKVSPPEDSDTRLIIDKMASFVAEGGAALERKAKEDYKDNPVFSFLYDKSSMEYLYFKNRVAVLRKHLLRPENTSDNVSPPVDPETQQMAEKLARFVAESGPEVEAIAAERNRDNPAFSFLYDHQSPAHRFYKEKVQEYRAAASQSSSHAASKSWTDLQRQAAPPISGISPQPNSASLPHIQEGETPPVKRKRKSRWGSEDDKVELPIPPIIVPPEINVPDPNTPSLSVQDLRGLGYKKGKPLGLVGVTELSEDQKKQIKEQQEMQEMYDMIMKHKRAMAEMQVMWEKAIRDHQHEYDSDEEVDQQAGTWEHRLRHMEMEKTREWAESLTDMGKGKHFIGDFLPPEELDKFMETFKALKEGRDPDYTEYKEFKLTVENLGFRMLMKMGWKEGEGLGSDGQGIKAPVNKGTTAVNGAGFGVDRPAELSKNDDEYDAFRKRMMLAYRFRPNPLNNPRRPYY; from the exons ggcgaggaggaggaggaggaggaggaggaggatggaagTCCAAGCCAATCCAGCCACAGAAGAACAAGATGAACATGAATATTCTCAGACAAGAGAAGCTGATCGctcagaagaagaaggagattGAGGCCAGAATGGCAGAGCAAGCAAAAATGAATGTACAAGCCCCGAGCAAACCCCTGCCTCCAAG TTCTCCTAGTTTTCAAGGACCTTCCTCAAACAAGTTTGTAAATGATGGGAGCTTCTTACAGCAGTTCATGAGGATGAATAAGGACAAACCCAACAATGGTTCTG GTTCCACCACTGATGCCAAAACTCCCACAGCTTCCATTTCACCACCAGGAGGAAATGCGCTGCAGAAAAAGAGCATCCTTGTTGGCAAGCGGCCTGGCCTTGGAGTCAGCAGCATGCTTAGTCAGTTCAAGAACTACTCACACTCCAAGAAGAATCCTGTTCTCAGCCAGAGGCCCAGTGTGTTTTGTTCTccggatgatgaagatgaggaagaagaggatgattATTCAGGATTCTTGGAGATGAAAG TCTCTCCCCCAGAGGATTCAGACACCAGACTCATTATCGACAAGATGGCCTCTTTTGTGGCGGAGGGAGGAGCTGCGTTGGAAAGAAAAGCCAAGGAGGACTACAAGGACAATCCGGTTTTCTC ATTTTTATATGATAAGAGCAGCATGGAGTATCTCTACTTCAAAAACAGAGTTGCCGTTTTGAGAAAGCATTTGCTAAGACCTGAGAATACGTCAGATAATG TCTCCCCCCCAGTGGACCCAGAAACCCAGCAGATGGCTGAGAAGTTGGCCAGGTTTGTGGCAGAGAGTGGCCCTGAGGTGGAAGCCATTGCTGCTGAGCGTAACCGAGACAACCCTGCCTTCAG TTTTTTATATGACCACCAAAGTCCAGCCCACCGTTTCTACAAAGAGAAAGTACAGGAGTATCGGGCCGCAGCCTCCCAGAGCTCCTCACATGCAGCATCAAAATCCTGGACAGACCTTCAGCGACAAGCTGCTCCCCCAATATCAGGAATCTCTCCACAGCCGAACTCCGCTTCTCTACCCCACATTCAAGAGGGTGAAACTCCACCTGTCAAACGGAAGAGAAAGAGTAGATGGGGGTCTGAGGATGACAAGGTCGAGTTGCCGATTCCTCCCATCATTGTTCCTCCGGAGATTAATGTTCCAGACCCcaacacaccctctctctctg TCCAGGACCTGAGAGGTCTTGGTTATAAGAAGGGGAAGCCTCTTGGTCTGGTAGGAGTGACAGAACTATCTGAGGATcagaagaaacaaatcaaagaaCAACAAGAG ATGCAAGAGATGTATGACATGATCATGAAGCACAAGCGTGCGATGGCGGAGATGCAGGTGATGTGGGAGAAGGCCATTCGAGACCACCAACATGAATATGACAGTGATGAAGAAGTGGACCAGCAGGCAGGCACATGGGAGCATCGTCTCCGACATATGGAAATGGAGAAAACCCGCG AGTGGGCCGAATCTCTGACAGATATGGGTAAAGGGAAACATTTTATTGGTGACTTTCTGCCTCCCGAGGAGCTGGATAAGTTCATGGAGACCTTCAAAGCACTCAAG GAGGGCCGGGACCCAGACTACACAGAATACAAAGAGTTTAAGTTGACAGTGGAGAATCTTGGTTTCCGAATGCTTATGAAGATGGGCTGGAAGGAAGGTGAAGGCCTGGGCAGTGACGGACAGGGCATCAAGGCTCCTGTCAACAA GGGAACTACCGCTGTGAACGGAGCAGGGTTTGGAGTTGACCGTCCAGCCGAGCTCtcaaaaaatgatgatgagtATGATGCTTTTAGAAAGAGGATGATGCTTGCTTACCGCTTCAGGCCCAACCCACTG AATAATCCACGGAGACCATATTACTGA